From a region of the Mauremys mutica isolate MM-2020 ecotype Southern chromosome 12, ASM2049712v1, whole genome shotgun sequence genome:
- the LOC123345328 gene encoding olfactory receptor 14A16-like isoform X1 — protein sequence MTMDHFCGLPSHDVLRKKMSNRTTVTEFLLLGFSDVRELQILHFLVFLVIYLAALMGNLLIITVVVLDHHLHTPMYFFLMNLSILDIGSISVTVPKSMANSLMNIRSISYSGCVAQVFLFVFFVSADLVLLTVMAYDRYVAICQPLHYERVMNRRACVQMAAGVWISVFLYSVLHTGITFAISFCGGNIVDQFFCEIPQLLKLACSDTYLSETGAIAFSVCLGLSCFVFIIVSYVQIFKTVLRIPTERGRHKAFSTCLPHLTTVSLFFCTATFAYSHPTSSSASGLDLVVAVLYSVLPAVMNPIIYSMRNKEIKAALRKLIVSRLFTRNKLSIFFLWL from the exons ATGACTATGGACCACTTTTGTGGACTG ccatcacacgatgtactgaggaagaaaatgtccaaccgaaccaccgtgaccgagttccttctcctgggattctctgacgttcgggagctgcagattttacacttcctggtgtttctagtgatttacctggcagccctgatggggaatcttctcatcatcacagtcGTTGTCCTTGACCAccatcttcacacccccatgtacttcttcctgatgaatctgtccatcctagacatcggctccatctctgtcactgtccccaaatccatggccaactccCTCATGAACATCAGGTCAATTTCTTATTCTGGATGTGTTGCCCAAgtttttctctttgtcttttttgtttcagCTGATCTCGTTTTATTGACTGTCATGGCATATGACAGATATGTTGCCATCTGCCAACCATTGCACTATGAGAgagtgatgaacaggagagcttgtgtccaaatggcagctgGTGTCTGGATCAGTGTTTTTCTCTACTCTGTACTGCACACTGGGATCACATTTGCAATATccttctgtggaggcaacatagttgatcagttcttctgtgaaatcccccagctcctcaaGCTTGCCTGCTCTGACACGTACCTCAGTGAAACTGGGGCTATTGCCTTTAGTGTGTGCTTAGGCTTaagctgctttgtttttataattgtgtcttatgttcagatcttcaaaacagtgctgagaatccccaCTGAACGgggccggcataaagccttctccacctgcctccctcacctcaccACGGTGTCCTTGTTCTTTTGCACTGCCACCTTTGCCTACAGTCATCCCACCTCCAGCTCAGCCTCAGGTCTGGATCTCgtggtggctgttctctattcCGTATTGCCAGCAGTAATGAATccaatcatctacagcatgaggaacaaggagatcaaagctgcATTGAGGAAACTGATAGTGTCGAGATTATTCACCAGAAATAAGCTgtccatttttttcctttggttgTGA
- the LOC123345328 gene encoding olfactory receptor 14A16-like isoform X2, giving the protein MSNRTTVTEFLLLGFSDVRELQILHFLVFLVIYLAALMGNLLIITVVVLDHHLHTPMYFFLMNLSILDIGSISVTVPKSMANSLMNIRSISYSGCVAQVFLFVFFVSADLVLLTVMAYDRYVAICQPLHYERVMNRRACVQMAAGVWISVFLYSVLHTGITFAISFCGGNIVDQFFCEIPQLLKLACSDTYLSETGAIAFSVCLGLSCFVFIIVSYVQIFKTVLRIPTERGRHKAFSTCLPHLTTVSLFFCTATFAYSHPTSSSASGLDLVVAVLYSVLPAVMNPIIYSMRNKEIKAALRKLIVSRLFTRNKLSIFFLWL; this is encoded by the coding sequence atgtccaaccgaaccaccgtgaccgagttccttctcctgggattctctgacgttcgggagctgcagattttacacttcctggtgtttctagtgatttacctggcagccctgatggggaatcttctcatcatcacagtcGTTGTCCTTGACCAccatcttcacacccccatgtacttcttcctgatgaatctgtccatcctagacatcggctccatctctgtcactgtccccaaatccatggccaactccCTCATGAACATCAGGTCAATTTCTTATTCTGGATGTGTTGCCCAAgtttttctctttgtcttttttgtttcagCTGATCTCGTTTTATTGACTGTCATGGCATATGACAGATATGTTGCCATCTGCCAACCATTGCACTATGAGAgagtgatgaacaggagagcttgtgtccaaatggcagctgGTGTCTGGATCAGTGTTTTTCTCTACTCTGTACTGCACACTGGGATCACATTTGCAATATccttctgtggaggcaacatagttgatcagttcttctgtgaaatcccccagctcctcaaGCTTGCCTGCTCTGACACGTACCTCAGTGAAACTGGGGCTATTGCCTTTAGTGTGTGCTTAGGCTTaagctgctttgtttttataattgtgtcttatgttcagatcttcaaaacagtgctgagaatccccaCTGAACGgggccggcataaagccttctccacctgcctccctcacctcaccACGGTGTCCTTGTTCTTTTGCACTGCCACCTTTGCCTACAGTCATCCCACCTCCAGCTCAGCCTCAGGTCTGGATCTCgtggtggctgttctctattcCGTATTGCCAGCAGTAATGAATccaatcatctacagcatgaggaacaaggagatcaaagctgcATTGAGGAAACTGATAGTGTCGAGATTATTCACCAGAAATAAGCTgtccatttttttcctttggttgTGA
- the LOC123346935 gene encoding olfactory receptor 14A16-like: MSNHTIVTEFLLLGFSDMREEQILHFLVFLAIYLAAMVGNLLIITVIALNQHLHTPMYFFLGNLSFLDLCYISVTVPKSMSDSLTNNRLISFSGCVTQVFLVITFTAAELAFLTVMAYDRYIAICRPLHYKVTMNRGACAQLAVGSWISSMMCSVLHTTNTFRLHFCRSNVISQFYCDIPQLLKISCSDIRANVIVMTALGSLLDVVCFVLIIVSYIHIFSTVMRIPSEQGRYKAFSTCIPHLVVFCLFISTASFTYMRPRSMSSTSLDLMAAVLYCVVPPLMNPIIYSLRNKEIKRSLWKMIGRNFFFSRGMNFSH, encoded by the coding sequence ATGTCCAACCATACCATCGTGactgagttccttctcctgggattctctgacatGCGGGAAGAGCAGATTTTACACTTCCTGGTGTTTCTAGCGATTTACCTGGCAGCCATGGTGGGCAATCTTCTAATCATCACCGTCATAGCCCTCAACCaacaccttcacacccccatgtactttttcctggGCAACTTATCCTTCCTAGACCTCTGCTACATTTCAGTCACAGTCCCCAAGTCCATGTCTGACTCCCTAACCAACAACAGACTCATCTCTTTCTCTGGATGTGTCACCCAAGTCTTTCTGGTTATAACTTTTACAGCAGCAGAACTGGCCTTTCTCACGGTGATGGCGTATGACCGCTACATTGCAATCTGCCGACCTCTACATTACAAGGTGACTATGAACAGAGGTGCATGTGCCCAGTTGGCAGTTGGTTCATGGATCAGCAGCATGATGTGCTCTGTATTACACACAACTAATACCTTTAGGTTACATTTCTGCAGGTCCAATGTTATCTCTCAGTTTTATTGTGATATCCCACAGTTGCTAAAGATCTCTTGCTCAGATATACGTGCTAATGTAATAGTCATGACTGCCCTTGGATCACTTCTAGATGTGGTCTGCTTTGTGTTGATAATTGTGTCGTACATTCACATCTTCTCCACAGTgatgagaatcccctctgagcagggcaggtacaaagccttctccacctgcatccCACacctggttgttttttgtttatttatcagTACAGCATCATTTACGTACATGAGGCCCAGGTCGATGTCTTCAACATCTCTAGACCTGATGGCTGCTGTGTTGTATTGTGTGGTGCCACCACTAATGAATCCAATCATTTACAGTCTAAGAaacaaagagataaaaaggtcTCTATGGAAAATGATaggcaggaatttttttttctcaagagGAATGAACTTCTCACATTGA